One genomic segment of Theobroma cacao cultivar B97-61/B2 chromosome 6, Criollo_cocoa_genome_V2, whole genome shotgun sequence includes these proteins:
- the LOC18596139 gene encoding beta-fructofuranosidase, insoluble isoenzyme CWINV1, with product MLNMAHSFVGFCLFFALLFGHGVVELEASHHVYKNLQTDQSTASANQPYRTGYHFQPPKNWINDPNGPMVYKGLYHLFYQYNPKGAVWGNIVWAHSTSKDLVNWTPHDPAIYPSQPSDINGCWSGSATILPGGKPAILYTGIDPQDKQVQNLAMPKNLSDPYLREWIKSSKNPLMQPTAQNQINASSFRDPTTAWLGPDKKWRLIIGSKIHRQGLAILYKSEDFVHWIQAQSPLHSAKDTGMWECPDFFPVSVRGQNGVDTSVNGPFVKHVLKVSLDDTKHEYYTLGSYDTVKDIYTPDKGSVESDSGLRYDYGKFYASKTFFDTAKHRRILWGWINESSSVHDDVKKGWAGVQAIPRKLWLSKSGKQLVQWPIVEIQKLRSNHLRLPSKLLKGGSEIEVSGVTAAQADVDISFKVTDFEKAEVLKPSWTNPQLLCSQQGASVKGGLGPFGLLVLASEGLKENTAVFFRIFKGQNKYVVLMCSDQSRSSLNEDNDKTTYGAFLDVDPEHQYLSLRSLIDHSIVESFGGGGKACITARVYPTLAINNAAHLYVFNNGSEAVKIAELNAWSMKKAKLNLKD from the exons ATGCTAAACATGGCTCACTCTTTCGTTGGCTTCTGTTTGTTCTTTGCTCTCTTGTTTGGCCATGGAGTTGTGGAACTTGAAGCTTCACACCATGTTTACAAGAACCTTCAAACTGACCAATCTACTGCATCTGCAAATCAACCTTACAGAACTGGCTATCATTTTCAGCCTCCCAAGAATTGGATAAATG ATCCTAATG GACCCATGGTTTACAAGGGACTTTACCACCTGTTCTACCAATACAATCCAAAAGGCGCTGTGTGGGGCAACATTGTCTGGGCTCACTCTACATCAAAAGATCTTGTGAATTGGACCCCTCATGATCCTGCCATCTATCCATCCCAGCCATCTGATATCAATGGTTGCTGGTCTGGTTCAGCCACAATCCTCCCTGGTGGCAAGCCAGCTATTCTGTATACTGGAATTGACCCCCAAGACAAGCAAGTCCAGAATCTGGCGATGCCCAAGAATTTATCCGACCCTTACCTTAGGGAATGGATTAAGTCATCAAAAAATCCTTTAATGCAACCCACTGCTCAGAATCAGAttaatgcaagttcattcAGAGATCCAACCACAGCCTGGTTAGGCCCTGACAAGAAATGGAGGTTGATCATTGGAAGCAAAATTCATCGCCAGGGCCTTGCTATCCTTTACAAAAGCGAAGATTTTGTCCACTGGATTCAAGCCCAAAGCCCTCTGCATTCTGCTAAGGACACTGGAATGTGGGAATGCCCTGACTTTTTCCCTGTTTCAGTTCGTGGCCAAAATGGTGTTGATACTTCTGTTAATGGTCCTTTTGTCAAGCATGTGCTTAAGGTCAGCTTAGATGATACCAAGCATGAATATTATACTCTTGGCTCATATGATACTGTCAAGGACATCTATACACCAGACAAGGGATCTGTGGAGAGTGATTCAGGCTTGAGATATGATTATGGCAAATTTTATGCTTCTAAGACTTTCTTTGACACTGCCAAGCACCGGAGAATCTTATGGGGTTGGATTAATGAATCATCAAGTGTCCATGATGATGTTAAGAAAGGATGGGCAGGAGTTCAG GCAATTCCTAGGAAACTTTGGCTGTCCAAATCTGGAAAACAATTGGTACAATGGCCAATAGTGGAAATACAGAAGCTACGTTCAAACCACTTGCGCTTGCCTAGCAAATTGCTCAAGGGAGGATCAGAAATTGAAGTTTCCGGTGTCACTGCTGCACAG GCAGACGTTGACATCTCATTTAAGGTAACTGACTTTGAGAAAGCTGAAGTGTTGAAACCAAGCTGGACCAATCCACAGCTCCTATGCAGCCAACAGGGTGCGTCAGTTAAAGGTGGTCTTGGTCCATTCGGGTTGCTGGTTTTGGCTTCAGAGGGCCTAAAAGAGAACACGGCGGTGTTCTTCAGAATATTCAAAGGCCAGAACAAATATGTGGTGCTAATGTGCAGCGACCAAAGCAG GTCCTCCCTAAATGAAGATAACGACAAGACCACATATGGGGCTTTCCTGGATGTGGACCCTGAGCATCAATACTTGTCATTGAGGAGCTTG ATAGATCATTCCATAGTGGAGAGCTTTGGTGGAGGTGGCAAAGCTTGCATCACAGCTAGAGTTTATCCCACCTTGGCAATTAACAACGCTGCCCACTTGTACGTTTTCAATAATGGGAGCGAGGCCGTGAAGATTGCAGAGTTGAATGCTTGGAGCATGAAGAAAGCCAAACTCAATTTGAAAGATTAG